In Phycisphaerae bacterium, the DNA window CAGCCCCTCAATTGATTTCGCCGCGACATCGTTCGCCTTGGCGGCCGCTGCATGAAAGAACTCATCATCCTTCTTGTCATCCGGGATTTCAGCGCCGAGGTTGCGACACAGGGCCGTGTGATCGACCGAGAGATATTTGTAAAAGACGGCGGACGCAAACTGCGATTCACCCAAGTGCGCAGCGCCGGCATCAGTCGCCAAGTCGTCGACAGCGGTGAAATAATCATATTCGGGATAGGCCGGATGGGTGCTGATGGCGTCAGCGACCTGGCAGGCGGCTTCGATGTCGCGGAAGGCATCGGAAGTGGTCATCCGTCCAAAAAGCGCGATGTCGGCGGCCGAAATCGGGCGGTCCGAGGTGCATTTGAGCGAATCGGCCAGAGTCACCTTTGCGCCGCTGACTTTCTTCGCCCCGCGCTCAGGTTTTAACGATTTGGAGAGCGCGGCTTCATCTTCATACGCTTCGTTTTCCCGGAGCTTGAGAATCACCCGAAGCAGCCAGTATGCGAGATCGTAACTCGGTGTGAGCTTTTCGGCTTCAGTCGACGGCTCGAAGCCGTCGGGTCGGTCGGCGACATCCATTGCCTCGACAACAGATTGAATCATGGGCCAGTGCGCACGAACAGATGCCCAGGCGATGTCTTTCTCCGGGCTCGATTTCGGCCACTGCAACTTCTTGGCCGCGTCGCCGAGATTGTCGGCGAATATCTGCGCAGGATCGGCGAGATCGTCAAGCTTATCCTTGGCCTTCAGGTCCTTCAGAATCGCGATGATGCGCTCCACTTCGCGATCAAGATCGAGATAAATCGCCTGTGGTGTTCGCACCTTGCCGTCCGGCCTGACTTCGTCCTGCTTACTGTCCTTCTGAGCAATGATGGAAACGGCGGCTTTGATGCCTTCAACGTTCTTGTCGTCCGCTCCGAATTCGGCCTGCCACGCGGCCGCGACGCGCTCGGGCAAGAGTCGCGTTCGAACTCCGAAGTTTGCCGAGCCCACAGTTTGTTCGAATACTCCGAGAGTTCGGTCGTCTTGATCTGGGCGTCTCGGTTGTCGGATAACCCGCTTGAGGCACTGGCTGCTGATACGGAGCCGTTCCGATCCGGCGTAGAATGCCTTCTTGGGCCGACCCTCCTGGTCGCGATTGAGGTTGGACGGTCCGAATTCCTGAATGACGTGAAATTCAATCAACATATAAGGTCCTTTCTCTCCGAAATGAAATCGGAACAACGGAAGTCAATCTGTGAACCCTTGGCGCCGCTAGGCCAGAATTGTTCGCCAGCGCGCGGGAGTCGGATCAATCGGATCATGCCACTTCGACAGTTCTACAAGCAGATCGGCGAAGTCTATTCGAGGCGGCTGTGGGGTCGTTGGTGTCTCAGTGATGGCGGAAAAGAGGCGGCTCAATGCCCCTTGCCGGGCTGCATGCGGGGCAGTAACCACTTCGGCGAGAAGTCTGCGAAATCGGCCGCCGCCGCGAACGCCGCCTTGACGATCTTCGGCAACTTGCTGATTAGCAAGCGTGCGGAACGTCGCGCCGGGGACGGGTTCATGCTTCCACGCCTGCACATGGTGTGCGGAGTAGATTGGTAGGATCGCCGCGACCGCCTCCCGGAGCGCGTGACGGCGATGCCCCGATTCGATCCGCGATTGTTGCCAAACAAATGTCATGGCCGCCTGCCGCTCCATCGTCGCCGCACCGGCGGTAACATTCGTCATCGACCATGCCTGACGCTGAAGGTCAGGTAGGCTCTCCATTTGCTTGACCAGTGCTCGCGCGGCGGCATACAGAATTGTATTCACCTCGGCGGTGTCAACTGATCGAACGCCGTATTTGTCGTCTTCATTCGGTTTGGTCTCACTCGCCCATTGCGATAGATAGGCATTCGGATCATCATCAGTCGCAATTGCAACCCACGTATCGAGGACTTGGGCGAGCGACAGTTGGCGACGCTTCGCCGCATGTTCTTTGTCAAAGAACTTCACTAACGCCTCGGCCGTCGCGTCAAGCTTCACCGATGGCTGAGCCATCAACTTGGATGGGATTGCGTATTCGGCAATAGGGGCGTCGTCGATTTTGGCTTGGTTGCCGGCGCTCGATGTTACGACGACCGAAATGTCGGATTTCAAGTGGTGCGCTCGTTTAATCATGCGATTCCACCCCACGCGTCCGGGCTCCGTGAGCCAACGCGTGATCGCACGGACGGGCCAGAATTCGAAATCGCCTCCGAGATTGAACGTGTCCTTGTTCGAGGGAATCAGGTGGGGGTCGTCCGGCGACGATTTCCACTGTTCGACGTCCTGCTTAGCGCCATACGGGCTATTTGCATGGTTGTAAGTGTCAGCAACAACAACCTTGGTGAATCGATCGAAATGGCTTTCGCCGCAATGGCAGCAAGGCTCATCACTTTGACTGTTCGATACGGGCGTCACAAGGCGAGGCCGCCAGGTCATCCGAGCGACGGGCCCCGGCACGCCATCCGCGCGACCGTGGATCGCGACCCACGAAGGTCGGCCGCGATCGCCGACAATAAGATTGAGGAGCAGCGTTTTGAGCAGTGTGTCGGCATAAGGAATGACATAGCGCGGCTCGCTTCCGCCGATGGTTGAGAGCAGATTGCGGCTAATCGCCGGACCGAGGCCGCCGCGGGCGAAGGCGGATTCAGCCAGCCTGCCCTTGAGCATGCAACCGACACACAGCGGCGGATCGGCGTCGTAGGCGTGGTTGAAGTGGACGATATTGGTGCCGGATGGAATCTCAGCGAGCAGTTGGGATGCCGATTGTGGCGTGTTGGGCGCATCCCAGCCGGGAATATTCTTAATTACCTCTGCGTCGAAGTACGATGCCTGAGAACCACCGTCGCGAGCCGTCGCAGTCTCCAGCGGCGCGATGATCGCCGCGACCGCGTCGCTCTGAAGCCCTGTTTCGGTGCGGGCAGTAAGTCTGATCAAATCTTCTTCACAGCCAACGCGATCCCTAAGTCCATCGCTAACAAGCGCGATGAGAAACCGCAGCATTGCGACGTTGATCAGCGGAGACGATTCCCCGATTCGCGCGATTGCATGAGCATCGGCAAGAAGTTCCTTGAGCGAACAAACTCGACTCTGTCCATCAATCAGTGTGACGCTAATCCACGGCGATGAGACGAGACTGAATGAAGGCATTTTTTCCTTTCCTCCGAGTGGAGTGGCGGTCCTCTTCGCATGAGCCAATATTCTACCGATTCAGCGCATCTACAAAGGCGTCTAACCGTTTTTTGGTGCGGTCCCGGAGTGTCGAGGGCGCGACGCCACGAAAATGCGCATACTTCAGATATGTGACAGGTTTGCCCAGAACCACCGGCTCTCCGATGTACGCAAATAAATCATCACGCTCCTCTGATGGCAATTTCAAAATGCGATCTATTTGCTCATTCCGAATCGCGTTTGCCAGTGGAGTCTCGCTGGCGCTAACCAATGTCATGGTGCCGTCAAAAATCCTCGTCGTGCCGTGCATCAAAATTCTCCGGGTTCAGTGGTCGATTTTTTTTTGATTCGTCGAAAGCGCGCTTCGCCATTTTCGACACCGCGTGACGCACGACGGTGCCAATGTAGGCGTCTGGATTAACAATTCGTGCCAGCGCCGTGGTAGGGCGATCGAACAGCTCGCAAAAAATTTGGTTGGCCGCATCGTCCGGGTCGTGCCGCGCTGCGCGTAGCCAGCGCTGCGGGCCTGGGCGGTTAATTTGATCCTGAATGGTTTCGTAAATCTTGATTTGGTCGAGCATCATTTTGAACCTCCATAGTTGATTTGCCCTGTACCCGATTTAGTGCGGCTCCGGCGATCGAATGACGGGATTAATAATAGAAGATACCTGCCCTATTCAATTAAATTCGCTTGAATTTTTCGATAGACACTGTTAGTTTGTTTCCCGATGGAGATTGCCCAGCATTGTATCTCCACCTCAGTGGAGGTGAACCGAGGGCGGGTCTGTTCTATTCAGAGGTGCAACCTCGATCCCCACTCCTGTGGGGGAGCATAACGCTCGTCGACAGGTTCCATCATTGTGCTGTTGCTCGGGCGACTGCGCCAGGCAGCAGCATAATGGTGGTGCACTTTGCTCTTGCATCGGCGAATGCCCAGCCGCTCGAACCGCCCATTCGCTCGCAGCACCGGGATCCAGGCTTCATCCAGCAGGTTGAACACGCCCGCGGGATTCGACGGGTCTTCGTGTCGTGTTGCGTCCGGCTCGTCGTGGCGGTTGATCATCGGTGGCCCTCCGTCCCGGATCTTGACGGCGCCCCGCTGCGATTTCAAGCTGTGAAATGGCCGCAGTGACAGAAACTGTCACTCTCGAGACATCGCCGCGCCTCAGCCCCCGATCGTCGCGGACGAAGTCGGCCCCCACGGGCCGGGACGCCCGCGCGTCGACAGCCACCGCGCCGCGTACCATGCCGTCTGGCCGGCACTCGAACCCGAAAAAATCACCGGCGACGGCGTCCGCGTCGCCAGGCGGATGAACGCATAGTCGCCGGGATCCGCCGGGGGACCGTCGCCCGCCGGCCTCACCGCCCCGCGCAGCTCCAGACCGGCAATCCCGCGCGGACGCGCCCGCCGCTGCGGCGTCGCCGAATCGACAAAATGAATGACATGCTCCAGCCGCTCCCCCGCGTCAATCCGCAGCAGCGGGAAGGTCTGCGGATCGCCGGATGGCGCCGCATAGGCGTCGGGCAGTGTCAGACCCAGGGCCGCACGGGCCGACGCATCCACCTCCGGCCGGACCCGAAGCTGACCGGCAATCTCCCGGATCGTGCCGACCAGCGCGCGGCGGCTGTCCGCCTTCGCGGCGGCCGCGCTCTCAAACGCCGCCCGCGCGGCGACGAGGGCATCATACGCCTTGATCCATTCACGCTGCCCCTCGCCGAGGGCGTCGATCTGCTCGCTGGTCAGACCCAGGGCGCGATGGTGGTCCAGGGCATAGGTGACAAAATTGATCTGCCAGCGGTTGAAAAGGCCGTCGGCGTCGGGAATGAAATCGTGTGGCATCGCGGCGGCACCCACCTTTCGATGGGATGTGTCGGCCCGATCGGACCGCGACTTGCGGCCGGGCGGCGCAGAAACAGCCGGACGGGCTGAAAAACGGGCGGCGCGGCCGCGATGGGCTGCCGCGCGATGGGCACGCGGGATTTTATCGGTGAAGGCCCGGGCCCGGAGCGATCCGGCCTTTCCGGAACCGCGCGCCGGAATGCCGGAACCGCGCGCCGGAATGCCGGAACCCCGCGCCGGACCGGCGGCACCCCGCGACGGACCGGCGGCACCCCGCGACGGACCGGCGGCACCCCGCGCCGGAATGCCGGAACCCCGCGCCGGAACCCAGCCATCGCGCCCGGGAACGCCGCCGATTCACCACACCCGAACCGCCCCGGCTCACGCCTTCATCATCTTGCGCAGCACCGTCTGAAGAATGCCGCCGTTGCGGTAGTACTCGATCTCCACCGGCGTATCGATTCGCACGACGGCCTCGAAGGAAATGTCCGGCTTCGACTGCTTCGGGCATTTCGCGATCACCGTCAGCTTCCGCCGCGGCCGCAGCGAATCATCAAGACCCTGGATCGAGAAGACCTCCTCGCCCGACAAGCCCAGCGACTCACGCGACTGACCCTCCAGGTACTGCAGCGGCAGCACACCCATGAAGACCAGGTTGCTGCGGTGGATGCGCTCGTAGCTCGTCGCGATCACCGCCCGGATGCCCAGCAGGAACGGGCCCTTGGCCGCCCAGTCCCGCGACGAACCGGTGCCATACTCCGCGCCGGCCAGAACGACCAGCGGCGTGCCGGCCGCCTTGTACTTCAGCGAGGCGTCGTAAATGCTCATCACCTCGCCGGAAGGCAGGTGCCGCGTTACGCCGCCCTCGGTGCCGGGCGCCAGCAGGTTGCGCAGCCGCACATTGGCGAACGTGCCGCGTGTCATGACTCTGTCATTGCCGCGGCGAGCGCCATAGCTGTTGAAGTCCTTCGGCTGCACGCCGTGTTCCATGAGGAATTTCGCGGCCGGGCTTTCCTTCGCAATGTTGCCCGCCGGGGAGATGTGGTCGGTCGTCACGCTGTCGCCCACCATGACGAGCACGCGGGCATTCGCGATCGGCTGAATCGGCGCGGGCTCCCGGCTCAGATCGACGAAGAACGGCGGCTCCTGAATGTAGGTGCTGCCGGGATTCCAGTCATACACCGCGCCCTCGGCGACCGCGATGCGATTCCACTTGTCGTTGCCGTCGAAGACGTTGCTGTACCGATGCTTGAACATCTCGGCCGTCACGCACCGCGAAACCGTCTCGGTCACCTCGGCGTTGGTCGGCCAGATATCGCGGAGATAGACCGGCTTGCCGGCCTTGTCGGTTCCGAGTGGATCGGTCGTCAGGTTGATGTCGGTCGTCCCCGCGATGGCGTAGGCCACGACCAGCGGCGGAGACGCCAGGAAGTTCGCCTTCACCTGCGGGCTGACGCGCCCTTCAAAATTGCGGTTGCCGCTCAGCACACTCGACGCGACGAGATTGTTCTTCGTCACCACCTCGGCCACCGCCTCCGGCAACGGTCCGCTGTTGCCGATGCAGGTCGTGCAGCCGTAGCCGACCGTGTAGAACCCGAGCTTGTCCAGATAGGGCGAGAGCCCGGCCTTGTCCAGATAATCGGTCACGACGCGCGAGCCCGGCGCCAGGCTCGTCTTGACGTAGGGCTTGACCGTCAGACCCTTCTCGACAGCCTTCCGGGCGAGCAGGCCGGCCGCAAGCATGACGCTGGGATTGCTGGTGTTCGTGCAACTGGTGATCGCGGCGATGACAACCGCGCCGTGGCCGATCTCGCATGAATGTCCGTTGTCCCTGAAGGTCACGCGACGCGCGGCATCCTCCGCGGCCAGTTCGTAGCCCCGGTTTTTGATCGGGGCGGTGAGCGACTTGCGAAATTCGGACTTCAGCTCGGACAGGCGCACGCGGTCCTGCGGGCGCTTCGGACCCGCGAGGCTCGGCTCGATGGTGGAGAGCTCGAGGTGGAGCGTGTCAGTGAAGATCGGATCCGGACGGCCGTTCACCCGGAAGAGATCCTGCTCCTTGCAGTATCGCTCGACCAGATCGACCTCCGCCTCCGAGCGGCCGGTGCGGCGCAGGTAGGACAGTGTTTCGTCGTCGATCGGGAAAAAGCCCATCGTCGCGCCATATTCGGGCGCCATGTTGGCAATCGTCGCCCGGTCGGCGAGGCCCAGATCCGCAAGGCCGTCTCCGAAAAATTCGACGAACTTGTTGACGACGCCCTTGCGGCGAAGCATGTCCGTCACCGTGAGGACCAGGTCCGTCGCCGTGGCGCCTTCGGGCAATCGGCCGGAGAGCTTGAAGCCGATGACTTCCGGAGCGAGCATGTAGATCGGCTGGCCCAGCATGCACGCCTCGGCCTCGATGCCGCCGACGCCCCATCCGAGCACGCCGAGGCCGTTGATCATGGTCGTGTGGCTGTCGGTGCCGACCAGCGTATCAGGCAGCGCGTAGAGCGTGCCGTCGACCTGTCGCGTCATGACGGCCTTTGCGAGATACTCGAGATTCACCTGGTGGACAATGCCGGTCGCGGGCGGAACAACACGGAAGCCGTTGAACGCGCGCTGCCCCCAGCGAAGGAATTCGTACCGTTCGCGGTTCCGCGCGAACTCGATGTCTTCATTCAGCGCCAGTGACTGCGAACTGCCGAAGACATCCACCTGCACCGAATGGTCGATGACGAGGTCAACCGGCACGAGCGGATTGATGCGATTCGGATCGCCGCCCAGCCGCATCATGGCCGAGCGCATGGCCGCGAGATCCACGACGGCCGGAACGCCGGTGAAATCCTGAAGCACGACGCGGGCCGGGGTGAAGGGCACTTCATCCTCGGCCGGTCTGGCGGCGTTCCAGTTCGCCAGCTTCCGGACATCGTCCGGGTGGACGATGCCGTCTCCCGAATGCCGAAGGGCATTCTCAATCAGAATCTTGATGGAAAAAGGAAGCCGGGAGATGTCGCCGACACCGGCGTCGGCCAACCTTGCAAGATGGAAAAAGGCGACTTCCCCCATGAGGGTGCGGAGGGTCTTTTTCGCCGAGTACGGATCGGGATATGCTTTGGCGGTCATGGAAGTCCTTCGTGAATGCGTGGCATGAAGATCGTTTCAAGAAGATGTAACTTGTTCGGTGGGAATTATATCCAAGAGGCGAAAATTGGGCAGGGCGCGCCCGGCGGTCGCACGGTATCATGCCGTCAGCGCGGGCCGGTTCGCCGGGCAGGCCGTCCCGCCGCATCAGAAGGTCAGTTCGGATTCCCGGAGGTCACGCTTCCAGACGGTCGCGGCATGGGACAGGCCGCGTGGGCAGGCTTCTCACCTACGAAAGGGCATCAGATGAATCGAATGCGAATCGGATTTTTGGCGCTGCTGGCTGGCGTCGTGGTTGGGGGAGTGGTTCAGGCTGGCGAAATCGGCGACCAGGCTGCACCGCTCAATATCAAGACCTGGGTCAAAGGCAAGCCGGTGGATCTGGCCGACGGCAAGGGAAAGAAAATCTACGTGGTCGAGTTCTGGGCCACGTGGTGCCCGCCGTGCCGGACGAGCATTCCCCACCTGACCGAGATGCAGACGAAATTCAAGGACAAGGGTGTCGTTTTCATCGGGGTCAGCGATGAGCCTGCGGAAAAGGTCAGGCCGTTCGTCGAGAACATGGGAGACAAGATGGCGTATGTCGTCGCTTGTGACGACGGCAGGAAAACCACCGACGCGTACATGAAGGCGTTCGGACAGCAAGGCATCCCGACGGCCTTCATCGTCGACAAGTCGGGGCAGATCGTCTGGGTCGGTCACCCCATGTTTGGCTTGGATGAAACGATCCAGAAAGTCATTGATGGGAACTGGGATGTTGCCGAATTCAAGAAGCAGCAAGACGAGGAAATGGCCGCGCAGCGAAAAATGATGGCGGTGGCGATGAAGCTCGAAGAGTATTTCGAGCTGGCGAAGATGCCGAAGAAATCCAAGAAGATGAAGAAACTGGCGACTTCGATCCTGAAGGACGGCGGCAAGAATCCCATGCTAATGAATGAGTTCTCCTGGACCATCCTGACGGATGAAAATGTGAAGCATCGGGACATTGCGACTGCCGTGAAAGCCGCAAAGCTTGCGTATGACGCAACCAATGGAAGCGAGCCGGCAGTCATCGACACCTACGCCCGCGCGTTGTTCATGGATGGAAAAGTCGAAGAGGCGATCGCCGAACAGAAGCGCGCCATCGAGCTTTGCAAGGATGCCCGGATGCTGGAAGGATTGAAGAAGGCGCTTAAAGAGTACGAAGATCAGGCCGCCAAGAAGGCATGACGACCGGTTATCCGAGATCGCATCCCCGATAACTGTATCCAATCTTCCGACGGCCCTGTGTTGCACTTGCTCGCAGGGCCGTTCTTTTTTTTGACGCGAACTTCGAGGCGGCTCGGTTTCATCCCGATCGATTATTTTTCATACTCGACGCCACATTCCGGACATCGGCCGCAAGTGATTCCTTTGAGGTTGTAGCCGCAGGTCACACATGTTCGAAGCCCGATCGCAACAAGTTGCCGCCGCAGGCATCTTCTCGTCTCTTCTTTCAGAAGCGCCACCCGCGCAATCTCCATCCAGCCCATGACCCAGGCTGTGATAATTGCGAGGACAGCGACGACGGACGGAGTCATGGGCGTGATATGCCGCGCGACCGACGGCGCCCACCAGATCGCTGAAAAAATCCCGCCCGACAACATCAGGACCGCCGCGCCGGTCAGAATCACCTGCACCAGAATGCCGGTCCGCCCGGGTGAATGAAGAGCGATGAAACGCGATGTCGCTGACGGGAATCTCGACAGTTCCGGAAGCAGGCGTCCGACAATTCGGTTACGAATGTGAAACGGATCGATGATCCATCTGACGGCGGCCATCGCATAGACCACGGTTGGCACGGAAATGAATAGCAGCGTGTCAAAAACGCGCTCGATCGGCGTCCGGTCTGACATGGCGGGAATCTTAACCGTTCGTAATGATTCGCCCATAGCGATTGTTAAGTGGCATTCGGACCGCCTTCCCGCCGTTCTGCGATATATCCGGCGTTGATTTGATGGACACGGTCGGTTTTGAGGAGTGCGTCGATCAGGATGCGCATCGTATGATAGGCCGTCATGTTCACGATGTGCCCGCTGGCGTCAGCCGGTCCAAACGCAAACCACCGTTCGACCTCGTGCGACCGGCCGTGAACAAAGAGGCAGACGATCCCGTCTTCGAACCGCATACCTTCCCAGCCTGATTCACGCGCGAGCAGGTAGGTGTTGCCTTGGATTCGCCCGAACACCTGCGGTGTACACCGGTTCGCGAGATCGATGAAAAAACCGTCGCGATGATCGAAGCGTCGCCATGCCTCATGGCTTCCAAAGAAATTCGGTTTCTTGATGAACGGGCCGTCGTA includes these proteins:
- a CDS encoding type I-E CRISPR-associated protein Cas7/Cse4/CasC; this encodes MLIEFHVIQEFGPSNLNRDQEGRPKKAFYAGSERLRISSQCLKRVIRQPRRPDQDDRTLGVFEQTVGSANFGVRTRLLPERVAAAWQAEFGADDKNVEGIKAAVSIIAQKDSKQDEVRPDGKVRTPQAIYLDLDREVERIIAILKDLKAKDKLDDLADPAQIFADNLGDAAKKLQWPKSSPEKDIAWASVRAHWPMIQSVVEAMDVADRPDGFEPSTEAEKLTPSYDLAYWLLRVILKLRENEAYEDEAALSKSLKPERGAKKVSGAKVTLADSLKCTSDRPISAADIALFGRMTTSDAFRDIEAACQVADAISTHPAYPEYDYFTAVDDLATDAGAAHLGESQFASAVFYKYLSVDHTALCRNLGAEIPDDKKDDEFFHAAAAKANDVAAKSIEGLLRALMLNVPRGKINSHAQNQQPSLILVEVKQAHVATSYLTAFHDPARAGERENGTTETLLTDSIRKLLAFAQYRNRKMAVDGTQRFLFINDPDCEQAVERLRNDLKKGNQSPLTDDEFFSDSTLKSCDAFNDLVAAVNAAVAGGRK
- a CDS encoding type I-E CRISPR-associated protein Cse1/CasA, producing the protein MPSFSLVSSPWISVTLIDGQSRVCSLKELLADAHAIARIGESSPLINVAMLRFLIALVSDGLRDRVGCEEDLIRLTARTETGLQSDAVAAIIAPLETATARDGGSQASYFDAEVIKNIPGWDAPNTPQSASQLLAEIPSGTNIVHFNHAYDADPPLCVGCMLKGRLAESAFARGGLGPAISRNLLSTIGGSEPRYVIPYADTLLKTLLLNLIVGDRGRPSWVAIHGRADGVPGPVARMTWRPRLVTPVSNSQSDEPCCHCGESHFDRFTKVVVADTYNHANSPYGAKQDVEQWKSSPDDPHLIPSNKDTFNLGGDFEFWPVRAITRWLTEPGRVGWNRMIKRAHHLKSDISVVVTSSAGNQAKIDDAPIAEYAIPSKLMAQPSVKLDATAEALVKFFDKEHAAKRRQLSLAQVLDTWVAIATDDDPNAYLSQWASETKPNEDDKYGVRSVDTAEVNTILYAAARALVKQMESLPDLQRQAWSMTNVTAGAATMERQAAMTFVWQQSRIESGHRRHALREAVAAILPIYSAHHVQAWKHEPVPGATFRTLANQQVAEDRQGGVRGGGRFRRLLAEVVTAPHAARQGALSRLFSAITETPTTPQPPRIDFADLLVELSKWHDPIDPTPARWRTILA
- the acnA gene encoding aconitate hydratase AcnA, whose translation is MTAKAYPDPYSAKKTLRTLMGEVAFFHLARLADAGVGDISRLPFSIKILIENALRHSGDGIVHPDDVRKLANWNAARPAEDEVPFTPARVVLQDFTGVPAVVDLAAMRSAMMRLGGDPNRINPLVPVDLVIDHSVQVDVFGSSQSLALNEDIEFARNRERYEFLRWGQRAFNGFRVVPPATGIVHQVNLEYLAKAVMTRQVDGTLYALPDTLVGTDSHTTMINGLGVLGWGVGGIEAEACMLGQPIYMLAPEVIGFKLSGRLPEGATATDLVLTVTDMLRRKGVVNKFVEFFGDGLADLGLADRATIANMAPEYGATMGFFPIDDETLSYLRRTGRSEAEVDLVERYCKEQDLFRVNGRPDPIFTDTLHLELSTIEPSLAGPKRPQDRVRLSELKSEFRKSLTAPIKNRGYELAAEDAARRVTFRDNGHSCEIGHGAVVIAAITSCTNTSNPSVMLAAGLLARKAVEKGLTVKPYVKTSLAPGSRVVTDYLDKAGLSPYLDKLGFYTVGYGCTTCIGNSGPLPEAVAEVVTKNNLVASSVLSGNRNFEGRVSPQVKANFLASPPLVVAYAIAGTTDINLTTDPLGTDKAGKPVYLRDIWPTNAEVTETVSRCVTAEMFKHRYSNVFDGNDKWNRIAVAEGAVYDWNPGSTYIQEPPFFVDLSREPAPIQPIANARVLVMVGDSVTTDHISPAGNIAKESPAAKFLMEHGVQPKDFNSYGARRGNDRVMTRGTFANVRLRNLLAPGTEGGVTRHLPSGEVMSIYDASLKYKAAGTPLVVLAGAEYGTGSSRDWAAKGPFLLGIRAVIATSYERIHRSNLVFMGVLPLQYLEGQSRESLGLSGEEVFSIQGLDDSLRPRRKLTVIAKCPKQSKPDISFEAVVRIDTPVEIEYYRNGGILQTVLRKMMKA
- a CDS encoding TlpA family protein disulfide reductase, which encodes MNRMRIGFLALLAGVVVGGVVQAGEIGDQAAPLNIKTWVKGKPVDLADGKGKKIYVVEFWATWCPPCRTSIPHLTEMQTKFKDKGVVFIGVSDEPAEKVRPFVENMGDKMAYVVACDDGRKTTDAYMKAFGQQGIPTAFIVDKSGQIVWVGHPMFGLDETIQKVIDGNWDVAEFKKQQDEEMAAQRKMMAVAMKLEEYFELAKMPKKSKKMKKLATSILKDGGKNPMLMNEFSWTILTDENVKHRDIATAVKAAKLAYDATNGSEPAVIDTYARALFMDGKVEEAIAEQKRAIELCKDARMLEGLKKALKEYEDQAAKKA